In Finegoldia magna ATCC 53516, a genomic segment contains:
- a CDS encoding phage major capsid protein yields MNIKELLEKRTKAWDEAKAFAESKKDENGLMSDEDFKTYEEMERTIENYTREIDRKKREEEMDKTLEKPTTQALTNEPATFNEEEKPMRARNVYKKSMMKALRTNFRDISNELKVGTDESGGYLVPEEMEVDIVNGLEDENIVRKLATKVQTSGLHKINIAATKPAALWVEEGGQLTFGDGTFDQVSLDAHKLHVGIKVTEELLYDAAFNLEKYITEEFTRALANAEEDAFLNGDGVNKPTGIFDSKKGGELGGTTKAQTITADELIDLVYSLDRPYRKKAAFILNDATVAQIRKLKDVNGAYIWQPSLKDGEPDRLLGYPAYTSAFAPKADKGKLAVAFGDFSYYKIGDRGNRSFQDLKELFAGNGMVGFLGKERVDGILVLREAVKLLKIGTTA; encoded by the coding sequence ATGAATATTAAAGAACTTTTAGAAAAGAGAACTAAAGCTTGGGATGAGGCAAAGGCATTTGCCGAATCTAAGAAAGATGAAAATGGTCTAATGTCTGATGAAGACTTTAAGACATATGAAGAGATGGAGAGAACTATCGAGAATTACACTCGTGAAATTGATAGAAAGAAGAGGGAAGAAGAAATGGATAAAACTTTAGAAAAACCTACTACTCAAGCATTAACAAATGAACCTGCTACTTTTAATGAAGAAGAAAAGCCAATGAGGGCAAGAAATGTCTATAAGAAGTCTATGATGAAAGCATTAAGAACTAACTTTAGAGATATTTCTAATGAATTAAAAGTAGGAACAGATGAAAGTGGTGGATATTTAGTTCCAGAAGAAATGGAAGTAGATATTGTAAATGGTCTTGAAGATGAAAATATTGTAAGAAAATTAGCTACAAAAGTTCAAACTTCCGGACTTCATAAAATTAATATTGCAGCTACTAAACCAGCAGCCCTATGGGTTGAAGAAGGTGGTCAACTTACCTTTGGAGATGGTACATTCGATCAAGTATCTCTTGATGCACATAAACTCCATGTTGGTATTAAAGTTACTGAAGAACTTCTCTATGATGCAGCCTTTAATTTAGAAAAATACATCACTGAAGAATTTACTAGAGCACTAGCAAATGCTGAAGAGGATGCTTTCTTAAATGGCGATGGAGTAAATAAGCCTACAGGAATTTTTGACTCTAAAAAAGGTGGAGAACTTGGAGGTACAACAAAGGCTCAAACAATTACTGCAGATGAACTAATTGATTTAGTCTACTCCTTAGACAGACCTTATAGAAAGAAAGCAGCCTTCATTTTAAATGATGCAACAGTTGCTCAAATTAGAAAACTTAAAGATGTTAATGGTGCATATATTTGGCAACCATCACTTAAAGATGGAGAACCGGATAGACTTTTAGGATATCCTGCCTACACATCTGCCTTTGCTCCAAAAGCTGATAAAGGAAAACTTGCTGTAGCCTTTGGCGATTTTTCATACTACAAGATTGGAGATAGAGGAAATAGGTCATTCCAAGACTTAAAAGAACTATTTGCTGGTAATGGCATGGTTGGTTTCTTAGGTAAAGAAAGAGTTGATGGAATCTTAGTTTTAAGAGAAGCAGTTAAACTATTAAAAATCGGTACTACTGCCTAA
- a CDS encoding phage portal protein — MNILNLIFKSRDKPKDGERISSSSFLFGRTTAGTNVNEFTAMQMTAVYSCVRVLAETLAGLPLHLYKRGDSNSKEKAKDHAIYFLLHDEPNIEMTSFVFRETLMTHLLLWGNAYAQIIRNGRNEVIGLYPLMPNKMTVMRSEDGEIFYKYSHKSEEVYLLKEDVLHIPGLGFDGLIGYSPITMAKNAIGMAMACEDYGASFFQNGAQPGGVLEHPGIIKDPERVRASWNAAFQGPKNANKVAVLEEGMKYQPIAIAPSEAQFLETRKFQLNEIARIFRIPPHMIGDLEKSSFSNIEQQSLEFVKYTLDPWIVRWEQSLERALLTKKEKESYFIKFNLDGLLRGDYESRMNGYAVGRQNGWMSANDIRELENLDRISAEEGGDLYLVNGNMLPLDKAGSFYQQKGEEINTNEEQ, encoded by the coding sequence ATAAACATTTTAAATTTAATATTTAAGTCGAGAGATAAACCTAAAGACGGGGAGAGGATATCTTCATCGTCTTTTTTATTTGGAAGGACAACAGCAGGTACGAATGTAAACGAGTTTACTGCTATGCAAATGACTGCAGTTTATTCATGTGTGAGAGTGCTTGCTGAAACCTTAGCAGGACTTCCTCTTCATCTATATAAAAGAGGAGATTCAAACTCAAAGGAAAAAGCAAAAGACCATGCCATATATTTTCTTTTGCACGATGAACCAAATATAGAGATGACTTCATTTGTTTTTAGAGAAACACTAATGACCCATCTATTACTTTGGGGTAATGCCTACGCTCAGATAATTCGTAATGGAAGAAATGAGGTCATAGGACTTTACCCATTAATGCCGAATAAGATGACGGTTATGAGAAGTGAAGATGGAGAAATCTTCTATAAATACAGTCATAAATCAGAAGAAGTTTATCTTTTAAAAGAAGATGTCCTTCATATACCAGGACTTGGTTTTGATGGTCTTATTGGATACTCACCAATTACAATGGCAAAAAATGCAATTGGTATGGCTATGGCTTGCGAAGATTATGGAGCGTCATTCTTTCAAAATGGAGCACAGCCTGGTGGGGTTTTAGAGCATCCAGGAATCATCAAAGACCCAGAAAGAGTTAGAGCGTCATGGAATGCTGCATTTCAAGGGCCTAAAAATGCCAATAAAGTGGCTGTACTTGAAGAAGGGATGAAATACCAACCAATAGCCATCGCACCAAGTGAGGCCCAGTTTTTGGAAACTAGAAAGTTTCAATTAAATGAGATAGCAAGGATATTCAGAATACCACCTCACATGATTGGAGACTTGGAGAAGTCGTCATTTTCAAATATAGAACAGCAGTCGCTTGAATTTGTTAAATACACTCTTGACCCTTGGATTGTTCGTTGGGAGCAATCTTTGGAAAGAGCACTATTAACAAAGAAAGAAAAAGAATCCTACTTTATTAAATTTAATCTTGATGGACTTCTGAGGGGAGACTATGAATCAAGGATGAATGGATATGCTGTAGGAAGACAAAATGGCTGGATGAGTGCAAATGACATAAGAGAATTAGAAAACCTAGATAGGATATCAGCTGAAGAAGGTGGTGACTTATACCTTGTAAATGGAAATATGCTACCACTTGATAAAGCAGGTAGTTTTTATCAGCAGAAAGGAGAAGAAATAAATACTAATGAAGAACAATAA
- a CDS encoding phage head closure protein has protein sequence MRISDLNRKITFQNKNVEVDEIGNHKSVWMDYLTTSTYISFQGKGEEIFLGMEVDRSDISFTVRFQNSLKNINTSEYRILFDDEIYNIISIDFMNYKNRLIKFRCRKVSR, from the coding sequence ATGAGGATATCGGATTTAAATAGAAAAATAACCTTTCAAAATAAAAATGTTGAGGTAGATGAAATTGGTAACCATAAATCAGTATGGATGGACTATCTAACAACATCAACCTATATATCTTTTCAAGGAAAAGGAGAAGAAATATTTCTTGGGATGGAAGTAGACAGGTCAGATATTTCTTTTACTGTAAGATTTCAAAATAGTCTGAAGAACATTAATACTTCAGAGTACAGAATTCTATTTGATGATGAAATTTACAATATCATCTCAATTGACTTTATGAACTATAAAAATAGACTTATAAAGTTTAGATGTAGGAAGGTGAGTAGATGA
- a CDS encoding major tail protein, giving the protein MANKVKFNICNVHYALFDKTEEGVIKYKTPVPMPGAVSISLDPNGEPESFYADGIEYYTISNNMGYDGDLEIALIPESFRTDVLMEKSDSNKVLIESSNSETANFALLFEFDGDQKKIRHVMYNCSAARPTLEGETNEESREVQPETLSIQARPLPNGNVKARTGEETTKETYDGWYKSVYMPTETTVTPSRVSVGGK; this is encoded by the coding sequence ATGGCCAATAAAGTTAAATTTAATATTTGTAACGTACACTACGCTCTCTTTGATAAAACCGAAGAGGGCGTTATTAAATATAAAACACCAGTGCCAATGCCTGGTGCTGTTTCAATTTCATTAGATCCAAATGGAGAGCCTGAAAGCTTTTACGCAGATGGAATTGAATACTACACTATTTCAAACAATATGGGCTATGATGGAGATTTAGAAATCGCCCTTATTCCAGAATCTTTTAGGACTGATGTTTTGATGGAAAAATCAGATTCAAATAAAGTTCTTATTGAATCTTCAAATTCTGAAACAGCAAACTTTGCACTTCTTTTTGAGTTTGATGGTGATCAAAAGAAAATCCGTCATGTCATGTATAACTGCTCAGCAGCAAGACCTACTCTCGAAGGAGAAACTAATGAAGAATCAAGAGAAGTCCAACCAGAAACCTTATCTATCCAAGCAAGACCACTTCCAAATGGAAATGTAAAGGCTAGAACAGGTGAAGAGACTACGAAGGAAACTTATGATGGTTGGTATAAGTCAGTCTATATGCCAACAGAAACGACAGTAACACCTTCAAGAGTAAGTGTTGGAGGTAAATAA
- a CDS encoding head maturation protease, ClpP-related, with amino-acid sequence MKNNKIFWNWNKNSNELYIDGVIAEESWFDDEITPRLFFEELKNKSGDITVWINSPGGDCIAASRIYTMLLEHKGNVAIKIDGLAASAASVIAMAGTEVLMSPTSLMMIHNPLTVAIGDSKEMQKAMDMLKEVKESIINAYEIKTGLSREEISNLMDGETWFDKNKAIEMGFCDGTLTDKRKDEKVTNMVFSRRAVTNSLLTKINKEVKTHSMREVDERLNKIKNTWR; translated from the coding sequence ATGAAGAACAATAAAATATTTTGGAATTGGAATAAGAATTCAAATGAACTCTATATAGATGGAGTTATTGCAGAAGAGTCTTGGTTTGATGATGAAATCACACCAAGGCTCTTTTTTGAAGAATTAAAAAATAAAAGTGGAGACATAACTGTGTGGATCAACTCCCCTGGTGGAGATTGTATCGCAGCATCAAGAATTTACACCATGCTTTTAGAACACAAGGGAAATGTGGCCATAAAGATTGATGGACTCGCAGCATCAGCAGCTTCAGTTATTGCTATGGCAGGAACTGAAGTATTGATGAGTCCTACATCATTAATGATGATTCACAATCCTTTAACTGTAGCCATTGGTGACTCAAAAGAAATGCAAAAAGCTATGGACATGTTAAAGGAAGTCAAGGAATCAATCATCAATGCCTATGAGATTAAGACAGGTTTATCAAGAGAAGAAATTTCTAATCTAATGGATGGAGAGACTTGGTTTGATAAGAATAAGGCCATCGAGATGGGTTTTTGTGATGGAACTCTAACCGATAAAAGAAAAGATGAAAAAGTTACGAACATGGTCTTTTCAAGGCGAGCAGTTACAAACTCACTTTTAACAAAGATAAATAAAGAAGTGAAGACTCACTCAATGAGAGAAGTAGATGAAAGATTAAACAAAATTAAAAACACTTGGAGGTAA
- a CDS encoding head-tail connector protein, which yields MITLEEAKSYLRVDFDDEDEMIESLIQSSIKHSMDVARVDSEEELSKNPNGKIAVLYMTAYLYEHREEADYSELNLTLRALLFGMRKAEF from the coding sequence ATGATTACTCTTGAGGAGGCAAAGTCCTATTTAAGGGTGGATTTTGATGATGAGGATGAGATGATTGAATCTCTCATCCAATCATCAATAAAGCACTCCATGGATGTAGCTAGAGTTGATAGTGAGGAAGAACTTTCTAAAAATCCAAATGGAAAGATAGCTGTCTTATATATGACAGCGTATCTTTATGAGCATAGAGAAGAGGCAGATTATTCTGAACTAAACTTAACTCTAAGGGCTTTATTGTTTGGAATGAGAAAGGCTGAGTTCTAA
- a CDS encoding HK97 gp10 family phage protein produces MNVKIENLASEIMKGLEEYSDMATDEVKKEVKKAGSNIRKDIQENAPVGETKKYSKSWSVKTMKETSNSIELVVHSRNRYQLAHLLEKGHVLRQGGRVSAKPHIGPAEEKGIRELEENIMRKLNDG; encoded by the coding sequence ATGAATGTAAAAATTGAAAACCTAGCCAGTGAAATAATGAAGGGCTTAGAAGAATATTCTGATATGGCAACAGATGAAGTCAAAAAGGAAGTTAAAAAGGCTGGTAGCAATATTAGAAAAGACATACAAGAAAATGCACCTGTAGGGGAGACAAAGAAATATTCTAAGTCCTGGTCTGTAAAAACTATGAAAGAAACATCAAACTCAATAGAACTCGTAGTTCACTCAAGAAATAGATATCAACTGGCTCATCTACTTGAAAAAGGTCATGTTCTTAGGCAGGGAGGAAGAGTATCTGCTAAGCCACACATTGGTCCAGCTGAGGAGAAAGGAATCAGAGAATTGGAAGAAAATATTATGAGGAAACTAAACGATGGATAG
- a CDS encoding phage tail tape measure protein — protein sequence MANRIKGITVEIGGDTTKLQTALKQVNTEIKHTQSELRDVNKLLKLDPGNTELISQKHKLLGQTLEETKNKLTSLKEAQKQAEQALAEGKISQEQYDALKREIIETEQALKSLERQGATTNQTLQNIAITGEKWQNTGQNIENVGRKMMPVSLAVAGLGVAAVKTASDFDSGMSKVKAVSGATGSDFDALREKAREMGAKTKFSASEAAEAMNYMAMAGWKSKDMIGGIEGVMNLAAASGEDLATTSDIVTDALTAFGLKAEDSSHFADVLAAASSNANTNVSLMGETFKYAAPIAGTLGYSVEDTAVAIGLMANAGIKGSQAGTALRSGLTRLASPTKEVINGMSMLGLSIEDVQGLSLDETLSTFRVAFANLDGTQKAQAASMIFGKNAMSGMLAIINASEKDYNSLSDAIYNADGTAEKMATTMQDNLGGQLKILQSALEELAISFGELLMPTVRKVVDILTKLVNGLNALPAPVKGVIAGIGVFIAALGPVLMIIGKLVWSIGTIMTKGPLIIGGITKIVGIFTGTTYTCNNCSSISHWYCSYCYWCSNSWSCSIMEEVRLV from the coding sequence TTGGCAAATAGAATAAAAGGGATAACTGTTGAAATTGGTGGAGATACTACCAAATTGCAGACTGCACTAAAACAAGTTAATACGGAGATTAAACATACTCAATCTGAACTTCGTGATGTTAACAAACTTCTTAAACTTGATCCTGGCAACACTGAACTTATCTCACAAAAGCATAAGCTATTAGGACAGACCTTAGAAGAAACAAAGAACAAATTAACCTCTTTAAAAGAGGCGCAGAAACAAGCTGAACAGGCTCTTGCAGAAGGTAAGATTTCCCAAGAACAATATGATGCCCTTAAACGAGAGATTATTGAAACAGAACAAGCCTTAAAGTCTCTAGAGAGGCAGGGGGCAACTACTAATCAAACTCTTCAAAATATAGCTATTACTGGAGAAAAATGGCAAAACACAGGGCAAAATATAGAAAATGTAGGAAGAAAAATGATGCCAGTATCTCTTGCAGTAGCAGGTCTTGGAGTAGCAGCTGTAAAGACTGCGTCAGATTTTGACTCTGGTATGTCAAAGGTAAAAGCAGTATCTGGTGCAACAGGGTCCGACTTTGATGCACTAAGGGAAAAGGCTCGTGAAATGGGAGCCAAGACAAAGTTCTCAGCATCTGAAGCGGCAGAGGCTATGAACTACATGGCCATGGCTGGTTGGAAAAGTAAAGACATGATTGGTGGTATTGAAGGAGTCATGAACCTTGCTGCGGCTAGTGGTGAGGACTTAGCCACTACTTCAGATATCGTAACAGATGCCCTTACAGCCTTTGGTTTAAAAGCTGAAGACTCTTCTCACTTCGCTGATGTTCTTGCTGCTGCATCATCTAATGCCAATACCAATGTTTCATTAATGGGTGAAACTTTTAAATATGCTGCACCTATTGCTGGTACACTTGGATATTCAGTTGAAGATACAGCTGTAGCTATAGGTTTAATGGCTAACGCAGGAATAAAAGGTTCACAAGCAGGGACAGCTTTAAGGTCTGGACTAACAAGACTCGCATCACCAACTAAAGAAGTTATTAATGGAATGTCCATGTTGGGCTTATCTATTGAAGATGTACAGGGCCTTTCACTTGATGAGACTTTAAGCACCTTTAGAGTTGCCTTTGCTAATTTAGACGGAACTCAAAAAGCACAAGCAGCATCCATGATATTTGGTAAAAATGCCATGTCTGGAATGCTTGCAATTATAAATGCCAGTGAAAAAGACTACAACAGTTTAAGTGATGCCATATATAATGCAGATGGAACAGCAGAAAAAATGGCAACTACTATGCAGGATAACTTAGGTGGTCAATTAAAGATCCTACAATCGGCCTTAGAAGAATTAGCCATATCCTTTGGTGAACTCCTAATGCCAACTGTTAGAAAAGTAGTTGATATATTAACTAAACTGGTAAATGGACTTAATGCACTTCCTGCTCCAGTAAAGGGTGTCATTGCAGGAATAGGTGTTTTTATAGCTGCTCTTGGTCCAGTTCTTATGATTATAGGAAAGCTTGTCTGGTCAATAGGAACAATAATGACTAAAGGACCTCTAATAATAGGAGGAATTACTAAGATAGTTGGAATATTTACAGGTACCACTTATACCTGCAATAACTGCAGTAGTATCAGCCATTGGTATTGTTCCTATTGCTATTGGTGCAGTAATAGCTGGTCTTGTTCTATTATGGAAGAAGTGCGACTGGTTTAG
- a CDS encoding nuclear transport factor 2 family protein, with protein sequence MRNREDIIRLWFDMWIKKQDLGIKDIFANDIVYTESWGPKYNNRSTLELWFKEWNSRAKVETWDIVQFLDFKDQSIVEWHFKSVMNNGKIDEFNGISLVKWDFDNKIIELKEFGCNIDNYNPYAYGEIPKFRKEKSKWF encoded by the coding sequence ATGAGGAATAGAGAAGATATTATTCGTTTATGGTTTGATATGTGGATAAAAAAACAAGACTTAGGAATTAAAGATATTTTTGCTAATGATATTGTGTATACAGAAAGTTGGGGGCCAAAGTATAATAATCGCAGTACACTCGAGTTATGGTTTAAAGAATGGAACAGTCGTGCAAAAGTTGAAACATGGGATATTGTACAATTTTTAGACTTTAAAGACCAATCAATTGTGGAATGGCATTTTAAATCAGTGATGAATAATGGGAAAATTGATGAATTTAATGGAATTTCTTTGGTTAAATGGGATTTTGATAATAAAATAATAGAATTAAAAGAATTTGGATGTAATATAGATAATTATAATCCATATGCTTATGGAGAGATTCCTAAATTTAGAAAAGAAAAGTCAAAGTGGTTTTAA